Part of the Marinilabiliales bacterium genome is shown below.
ACCCCGAGCTTGATTCACAGCCTGTAAAATCGGAACTTGTCAGGCAGTACGGCGATTTTGACAACTGGGGCGATGTTTTCAGGAGGATAGGTCTTGATGAGCGCGATCATATGAACAACAGCTTCGTCTATTGCGGCAAACCCGGGAACGTTGTAAAGTATGAAGGTATGCCCGAACTCCCGCAACTGGAAGAAAAAGGCAAATAAAAATAATGCCCGATAACCAAGGCCGGTCCTGGCTGGACAGGATCCACCGGGGAGATTGTGTTGAACTGCTGAAAGAGCTGCCTGACAGTTCAGTAGACCTTGTTTTTGCCGATCCGCCATATAATCTTCAGCTGGGAGGTGACCTTTACAGGCCCGATCAGACGAAGGTCAGTGCAGTGAACGATGTATGGGACAGGTTCAGTTCACTGGAGGAGTACGATAAATTCACCCTGGCATGGACCGTTGAATGCAGGAGGGTTCTCAGGGATACAGGCAGCTTCTGGGTTATCGGCACTTACCATAATATTTTCAGGCTGGGAAAGATCCTCCAGGACATTGGGTTCTGGATACTCAATGATATAGTCTGGGTCAAAACCAACCCAATGCCAAATTTCATGGGCACCAGGTTCAGCAATGCACACGAGACCCTTATCTGGGCCGCCAGGTCGGCCAACTCCAGGTATACATTCCATTACCACTCAATGAAGGTGATGAATGACGACCTGCAGATGCGCAGCGACTGGCTCATACCTGTCTGCCAGGGAAGCGAGAGGATCAAGGCCAACGGCCGGAAGGCGCACTCCACCCAGAAGCCGGAGGAGCTGCTGCAAAGGGTGATACTGTCCACAACCAATCCGGGAGATACGGTGCTCGACCCCTTTTCAGGCAGCGGCACAACAGCAGCAGTGGCCAAAAGGCTGGGCAGGAGATATATCGCCTTAGAGCGTGAGCAGGAATACATAAAGATAGCAAATGACCGTCTTGAAAAGGTTGAACCGCTTGACAGCCCCCTGCTCGAATACCATGTCGGAAGAAAAAGACCCAGGGTGCCCTTTGGCAGTCTCGTTGAAAAGGGGCTTGTGGCCATCGGCGAACCGCTTTACTCCGCCGACAGAAAATACAGTGCCCTTGTGCTGGCAGACGCCTCTGTATTGTGCAACGGCATAGCAGGCTCCATTCACAAAGTCAGCGCTGAACTGCTGAACAGGGAAAAGAATAACGGCTGGAATTACTGGTATGTGGAACGGAACGGCGAGCTGGTCATTATTGACAAACTTCGCGACGAATACGCCAGGCAGTTTATAAAGTAGCTGAGCCAGCCTTGCTGCTCCTCCGAACTGCAAACATCAGCATTGCCAGTCCGCTCACCTTGAACATCACAATCACCAGCGAAGTCTGTACCAGTCCGAGTACCGGCAGCAATACCACCCCGCCCAGGATACCGCCTATCCATCCTCCCCAAAGATCGGCACTATAGAGCAATCCGGCGGTACCACCCAGGTCGCCCGACATCTTCATGTACTCCCTGTTGGCAAGTGGAAACTCAGCCCCCACGAGCAGACCCGACAAAAAGGAGAGTACCAGGAATACGATCCTGAGCAGGAGATCAAACCAGGGATGAACCAGGAGTGGTGCAGAAAATATGAATATCCAAGGGAGTACCAAAGCAAAAAGTATAATCAACATCTCCAGCCTGATGATGCCGGGCAGCGCGCTATCCATACTCTTAAGACGCCGTGCCATCCATATTCCACCGGCAGCCACACCTGCCATAAACGCCGTAACAAGCAGTCCGAGCCAGTAAAAAATATAGCCAAACATCACCTGGAAGGCAAAGATCAGGATGAGGTCGAACAGCATGCCGGCAAAACCGGTTGAGACGATACAGACCGACAGCGCGGGCCTCAAAGGTTGCTTCAGGCGTGAAGAGTAAGCCAGTGCCAAACCGGTCAGCACCAGGAAAACAATTGACATCATCCAAACGCTTATCCCTTCACTTTGCCTGAAAATCCTGTTGAACGACGGCGAGAACTTCTCGTTCCACCAGACAAGGCTGTAAAAAACACCCAGCGGCCTGAAATCACGGTTAATGATGCTGCCGGCATGCCCTAGATTGTCGCTGAACCATTCCAGCCACCTCTCATGCAGCCTGTACTCAAGGTAGCCGGGGGTTATCAAGCTGAATGTGATGCCGCGTTCAGTCGCCCTCTCCATCATAGTTCCGGCATCAACAATGTCGCCGGTAACCGAAGATGAAGCAAGGTAGAGGTTTATTCCGTCGCCGGGTATAACCCTCACAACATTGAATACATCCTCCAGTGTTGCAAGCACCAGTCCGTTAAGCACAGCAAGCTCCGGACTCATGTATGTAAGCGACCCCGGCAGGGCGAGCACAAAAAGTCCTTCCTGCGAAAGCTTGCTTTCAGCAATAGAAAAAAACTCACGGGTAAAAAACCTGTTCGACTGCAGTGAAGAGGGATCTGTAAATCCGCTGAATATCAGATCATAGCTCTGTTCAGTACGTTTCAGGAAGAACCGTCCGTCGGCATACCTCACTTTAACACGCTCATCTCCAAGTTCGCGGTTGGTAAGCGAAGTGGGGAACCTGCCGATAACCTCGGGAATAAGCGGGTCAACCTCGGCATAATCAACCCTGTGCACACCGTGCTTCAGTATCTCGCTCACAACACCGCCGGCTCCGCCGCTCAGCACCAGGATCTCCCGCGGATCAGGATGTGACAGCATAGGGAAGTGCACGAACTCCTCAATAAAGACAATATCCGGATTGGGCGTGGTTATCACCGGCAGTCCGTCCGAAAAAAAGGTATACTCCTGCATACTCTCCACAACCACGATATTGCCGTAATGTGAATTCTGGTAATGCACAACGTTCTGCCCTCTCCATTGCCTGTTGACCGAATTTTCATGCAGGCGGTCGGCTCCTCCCATGAACACCAGGTTACCTGAAAGGAGGATCAGGGCAGAAAGCACCACCCATCCCCCCCGGTCTGCAAAAGATGCTGCCGGACTCCGGAACGGCTTCAGCAACCAGGCACAAACAGCGAAGTTAAAAAGGGCGGTCAGAACGGCTATTTTCACGGAGTGAAGATGAGGTATCAGCAGGTAAGTCAGTACCAGTCCCCCAACCAGCGTCCCCACCGTCTCATAGATGTAGACACTGGCAATGCTTCCCGCCTCGTGCCCGGAATCATTATCGCCGCAGCTGTCATCACCCCGTCCGCCAAAACGGCCGGCATCGTGTCCGGCATCCTGCTCCCCGTTTTTGACCTCACCCTGAACGGTCCCCTGCCCGCCAGTCTCCCCCTCTCTGCCGGGTAACGCCAGCTGGGAGTAAAGCCTGCATCCGGCGGTAAAGAGCGCCCCGTGCATCACGCTCACGGGAAGCAGAATAAGGAACGAAACGTAGAACATAGGCATTATGCCAAGGCCCTCTCCCGGCACAAGGTCCAGGAACTCCTTGAACACCCTTGCACAGTAAACGGCAGCAGGGAAAAACAGCGAAAACAGCACGGTCACACCTATGAACAGCAACCTCCGTTGAGGCGAATACGCGATCCTCCTGCCAAGGAAAAAAGCACCTGCCGCCTCAAGCAGCATCCAGTTGGCCAGCACCACGCCAATGGAAAGCTCATTACCGTGAAAAGCCACCATAAGCTCCCGCAGCAGCACTATCTGCGCTACCAGTCCGCTAAACCCCATCAACACAACTGCAGAAACAATTTTTCGCTTCATTATTGCTGAAGATTTTGCCGTACATATCCTTTACCAGCCCGCACTCTTCCCGGGTACCCGGTCAGGGCCGGTGACAAGCTCCAAAACCGGCACACCAGCCATTTTCCCTGACACCTCCCGGTTCCTGCCATTAACCTCCCCCCTCAGCTCCACACCCCGGGAATTGGATGGCTGCATGATGCACACCTGCCGTCACTTATGTTGTTCTCAGTCACCTTGAAATGGACCCGCTTAATAAGCATCCCGTCACACCTGGGACAGAATGTGGAGTTATATTCATGTCCGGGAACATTACCCAGGGTAACATAATCAAGTCCGGCCCTCCTTGCAGTGTCAAAAGCCCTTTCAAGGGTTGCCACAGGTGTGGGCGAAAGGTTGGTAAGCTTGTAATTGGGGAAGAACCGGGAAAGATGGAGCGGCACCTCAGGCGAAAGTGTGTCCTTTATCCAGGTACACATCTCCCCTATCTCCGCCATCGAATCGTTCACTCCCGGTATCACCAGGTTAACTATCTCGAGCCATACGCCCTCCTCCCTGATGATCTTCAGCGTTTCCAGCACCGGCTCAAGCTCGGCCGACGAGTTGTCATAGGCCCTTTTCGAAAAACCCTTCAGGTCGATCGTCACCGCATCGGTATGATGCAGAATCTCAACCAGCGGCTCAGGCTTCATGTAGCCGTTTGAGTGCCACAGTATCTTAAACCCCTCCCGCCTTGCTATCCTGGCCGTATCAAGTACATACTCATAAAAGACAGTCGGCTCGTTATAGGTGGACGAGATAATGCTCACACCAAGTTCCCGGGCGGTATTTACAACATCGCGCGGAGGCAGGTCATGGTAGCGTCCTATCTCTTCGATCGACCGCTGCGACAGGTGCCAGTTATGACAATGCAGGCACCTGAAATTGCACCCCGCCGTACCGATGCTCAGCATCTCGGCCCCCGGCAGCAGGTGGTGCTGGGGCTCCTTCTCCACCGGATCGACATGAACCGCCGACGGCCTGCCGTAAACCACGTTATACAAGCTTCCCCCGCTGTTTTCCCTGTTGCGGCAGAACCCCCTTCTGCCCGGGGCAATAACACAGTTGCGGTAGCACAGCTCACATCGCACCCTGTTCCTGTCGGCCACCGAATAGTACATCGCCTCTATTCCCTCCGGATTCTCATTAATAATTTCGCTTTCGCGGAAGTCCGCGCCACCCCTGTCAGACGGCAGCAGGGTTGCAGCCGCCAGGGCAGGACCATCACGTAACCTGCCCCGTACACCGCTCAGCAGCATACATCCCGCCGATACGGCGGCAGCGCCGCCAAGCACTGCCTTGACAATAAATTCACGCCGGCTCTTTGTCATAATGATTCATTTTATGTCGTTGTCATTGTTCATCCCAAATGCCTGCTATCCGGAAACCACAGCCACCGCACCTCCCGTTCACCATATCGATATCAAGCACCGCCACGTGGGTGCGGTGTATCAGCCTTGTCCCGCATTGAGGGCACCACGTGGAGCTGTTCCTGTGTTTTGCCACATTACCGATATACACATATTTCAGTCCCCGTCCGTTAGCAATCCCGGCCGCATCCTCCAGTGTTTCAACGGGAGTGTGCGGCAGTCCCGTCAGCCGGTACGAAGGAGAGAACCTGTTGAAATGGAGCGGCACGTCGTCGCCCAGGTTTTCTGCAATCCACGAGCACATGGCCTCAATATGGCCCCGGTCATCGTTCAGGGTGGGTATGACCAGGTTCACTATTTCGAGGTGTACCCTCTCCTGCCTTATTATCCTGAGGGATTCAAGTACCGGGCCGGGTTCAGCCGACGACACTTCATGGTAGAAATCCGGACTGAACCCTTTAAGGTCGACCGTAACCCCGTCCATAAACGGCAGCAGCCTCCGCAGGGGTTGGGGACTGATATAGCCGTTGGTATGGAAAAGGGTCATCAGTCCCCGCTCCTTTGCAAGCCCGGCTATATCGTACATGTATTCATAAAAGATAGTGGGCTCGTTTATGCTGTGCGAAACCGACCTGCACCCGCGCCTTACGGCCTCGCCCACCACGCCTGCCGGGGTGATCTCAGATGATGCAACTTCTTCAGGACCCCTCTGTGAAACGTGCCAGTTGTGGCAGTGTCTGCATCTGAAGTTGCATGAAGCGGTAAAGACGCACAGGTTGCTGTGTCCCGGCACCATGTGGTACATCGGTTCCATCTCCACCGGATCAACCTGCAGTCCGGCCGGCCTGCCGTACACCAGGCTGAACAGCGTTCCCCTCCTGTTCTCCCTCACCCGGCAGAACCCCCTCCTGCCCTGCCCTATCTCACACCTGCGGGCACACAGCTCACACCTCACCCTGTTGCCGTTAAGCCGGGTATAGAACATAGCTTCCCTGCCTGCTGAAATGCCGGAATTGTAAGAGTCCCGCGAAACCCGCCCTGATGCCGGTCCTTTCACCCCCGGAGAAACAGCGGCTTCGGGCAGGTGGGAATACCCGGTAGTCTCCAGGAGCGAATCCACTGTTCCCTGCAGAAAGGGATTCGCACCCCCCGGCACAATGCAGCCGGCAGCCATCGCGGCAGCACAGCCCCTGGCAGCCTTTGCAATAAACCTCCTGCGGCTCCTGTCTGTCATAAACCAGCAGATCAGTGTGCCCGGCCTCCTGGTACCCGGGCAACGGTTTCTATACTTCCCAGATACCGCGTATCGCATAACCGCAGTACCTGCATTTACCATTTTCAATATTGTTCTCCAGCACCGTAAAATGGGTGCGGTGAATAAGCCTTTCGTCGCACCGCCCGCAATACGTTGAATTATTCATGTGGCCGGGAACATTGCCTATATACACGTACTGCAGGCCGCTTCCGAGCGCGGTGCCGATTGCAGCCTCCAGGGTCCTTACCGGGGTCGGGGGCAGGTTAGTGAGCCGGTATGAAGGAGCGAACCTGGTAAAGTGGACCGGCACGTCCCTTCCCAGGTTGCCGGCTATCCATTCACACATCATTCTGATCTCACCCGGATCATCGTTGAGCGTTGGCACCACGAGGCACACGATCTCAAAAAAAGCATCCTCCTCCCTGAGCAACTTTAGTGTCTGCAGCACGGGATCAAGCCTGGCCGACGAGATTTCGCGGTAAAACGAATCGCTGAACGCCTTCAGGTCTATCTTCACCGCATCGAGGTATGGCAGCAGCCTTCGCATCGGTTCGGGGTTTATGTACCCGTTGGATACTATGCTTGTTTTGAGTCCCCTCTCCTTTGCCAGCCTGCTTATATCATGAACATATTCATAAAATATTGTTGGCTCTGTATAGGTGAACGAGATGGAACGCACTCCATGCCTTGCTGCCTCATCGACAATCTGTGAAGCGCTCATCCGCAGCTCCCTCACCTCGCCGGGTGCCCGTTGCGAAATGTGCCAGTTATGGCAGTACCTGCACCTGAGGTTGCAGCCTACCGTGGCAAGGCACAATCGCCGGTGGCCGGGCACAAAATGGTACAGGGGCGCCTTTTCTATCGGACCGGTATCGACCGTGCAGGGCCTGCCGTAAACCATGCTGTACAATGTGCCGCGCCTGTTTTGCCTCACCCTGCAGAATCCGCTGTTGCCGGGCTCAATTTTGCAACGGTGCGGACAAAGCTGGCATTGCACCAAGTTATTGTCAAGCTTGCGGTAAAACATCGCCTCAGTGCCACCGGTGCCCTGCGCCTGTTGCACATCACCGCGCCCGCTGTGCCCACCGGCTGATTCTCCACGCCCCATGTCCCCGCCAGCAAAATCACCCTGCAGGCCACCCTCCCCGGGTGCCCTTAAAGAGCTTCCTGAGCTGCTACCCGGAGCCCCCCTGCCAGGTCCCGGATTGCCGGTTGCCGTTGCAACACCCCTGACGAACGGCAGGCACCCCAGGGAGATAAACCCTGCACACCCGATAAAAGCTTTTTTGACAAAACTACGCCGGCGCTGACAGTTCATAATTGAATTTCAACGATTACAATCTGCAAGATAATAATCGGTTCACTATTTTACAACGGGCAAACGGCCGGTTTGGTGTAAAACCAACTCACTGCCGTCAGGCGGGAGAACGGGCCATGATCATGGAGTACGGATCGCGATCAAATAAAGCAGGCCCGGGGCAATAAAGCAACCCGGGACCGAAGTTGGCAGGTCGGGCAGATCAGAAGTAGACCTGCAGTATCAGCGAGAGTCCGTAACGGTTGTCGCCCACGTCAGGGAAATAGGCATCAATATTTGCCTGGAAGCTCGTTATTCCCGTAAAATCATGGTTTATGCCGAATGTAAGCTGGTTGTCACGGAAGTCCCTCTCCCTGTATCCCCACGATTGCAGGCGTACAAGGGCCATCGTGCTTTCAATAAACCGATACCCGCCGGTCAGGTAATACCCGCTTATATGCTCTTTCCTGTCAGGAAACTCTGCTATTTCCACGTTCCCTGCAAGGTATTCTGCAGCAAGCAGTATTGAGGCCGTCTCCATCCTCACGTCAGCGCCGTAAATTGATCGTTCGCCCCTAAGTACCGGACCCGCATTGCCGCTCCTTATACCCCGCGAATTGCCATGTGACCCTGAAACAGCAACCTGCAGCGTACCCGGGACAATATCCTCAAAGGTGTACTGCAGCCTCCCGATACCGTAAAACTTGTTGTTATTGTTGTCGGTCAGCCTGCTGCCGTTGAATATTCCTGAATAGTAGTAGAAGCCGTTGATGTCGCCCTCGGCGGCCAGTCCGATCTCGCGCGACTGCACCAGTTGTCCCGTGATCCTTGCCCTGTCGACAAAATCTGTCTCATGAGGCCCCGGTATGAAGTCCGCCGTCTGGCTTGGCTTCATCGCACCGGCTGTTATCCTCAGTGCATCACTGTGCCTGTAGCCAGCATAGGCATCAAGGAGGTTGGGCTCCCTTCCCATACTGACAAATATCCGGTAGTAGAACCTGTTGTCGATCTCACCCCTCAGACTGACCCTTGCATTGGCCACCTCAAAGGTCCTGCCACCCTGGAAATCGTCATCATAAAGAGAGTACCTGAAGCCGGACTGAACGAGAAGGTTCAGCCTGAACGCCTCGTGTTGGACCAGGTCCCTTATCTGCCCGGCAAGCGGCTCATCCTGTGCCTGGGTCCATCTGCCCGCAGATACTGTCAAGACAGCAGAGGCAGCAATAAAAAGAATAATCCTGTTTTTCATCGCAGATAATTAAAGTTATTATTATTTCAGATCCGGAAATTTTTTGCGAATATAAGTAATAATAACGCGTCATACTATAAGCAGAGAAATTTAAAATTACCCGGCGTTATTTGTGCAGAGATCTAATGCCGATCATTAAAATCAGCGGGGCTGATGGCGCCTCGACATAGGATCAGGTTCCGTCAGCCGGACTGAACCGGAGGGGTGCTGCTATCCCGTTTATCGAACCTCGAGATTATGACTGCACCACAACTGTCGCTGAAAACATTGGCCGTGGTACGGAACATATCAAGTATCCGGTCTACGGCAAGTATGATGGCGACTCCCTCAAGAGGAAGTCCGACCGCACCAAGTATTATCGACATCATCACCATCCCGCTCATGGGTATGCTTGCCGCACCGATCGAGGCCAGCACCGCTGTCACCGCCACTGTAACCTGTCCTCCCAGGGAAAGGTCAAATCCGTAAACCTGGGCGATAAAGATCACGGCAACGCATTCGTAAAGCGCCGTGCCGTCCATGTTGACCGTGGCGCCTATCGGCAGCACAAAACCGGCCGCCCGGCGGGAAGCTCCCGAATTTTCAGTTACCGCTTTGAGTGTCAGGGGAAGCGTCACTATGGTGGAGCAGGTTGAGAATGCCGTAAGCAGCGCCGGGATCATGCCCCTGTAATGTTTTACCGGGCTCACCCTGCCCAGAGTCCATAGCAGCAGGGGAAGTGTAAAAAACATATGAATTGCCAGTCCCCCCAGCACTATCAAAAAGTAGAAACCCAGCGACCTGAACGCTGAGAACCCGGAGGTGGCGACAATGCCCGTGATAATGCCAAACACTCCGAATGGCGCCGACCAGATGATAAAGGAGGTCATCTTCATCATGGCTTCGAAAGCGGCTTCGAAAAATCCGCCCAGCAGGCTTCTCTGGTCGGCTTTAAGCTGCGTGACAAAAAGGCCGAACAGTATGGAAAAGAAAATTACCGGTAAAACGTCACCCGAAGCTGCAGCGGCAAAGGGGTTTTCGGGGATGATCTCAAGGAACAGCCGGCCAAGTCCCCGCTCCGCAGCAGCAATTGTTTCGGGGCTCTCTTCGAGTACTATTCCGGCACCTTCACC
Proteins encoded:
- a CDS encoding site-specific DNA-methyltransferase; this translates as MPDNQGRSWLDRIHRGDCVELLKELPDSSVDLVFADPPYNLQLGGDLYRPDQTKVSAVNDVWDRFSSLEEYDKFTLAWTVECRRVLRDTGSFWVIGTYHNIFRLGKILQDIGFWILNDIVWVKTNPMPNFMGTRFSNAHETLIWAARSANSRYTFHYHSMKVMNDDLQMRSDWLIPVCQGSERIKANGRKAHSTQKPEELLQRVILSTTNPGDTVLDPFSGSGTTAAVAKRLGRRYIALEREQEYIKIANDRLEKVEPLDSPLLEYHVGRKRPRVPFGSLVEKGLVAIGEPLYSADRKYSALVLADASVLCNGIAGSIHKVSAELLNREKNNGWNYWYVERNGELVIIDKLRDEYARQFIK
- a CDS encoding spermine synthase, which encodes MKRKIVSAVVLMGFSGLVAQIVLLRELMVAFHGNELSIGVVLANWMLLEAAGAFFLGRRIAYSPQRRLLFIGVTVLFSLFFPAAVYCARVFKEFLDLVPGEGLGIMPMFYVSFLILLPVSVMHGALFTAGCRLYSQLALPGREGETGGQGTVQGEVKNGEQDAGHDAGRFGGRGDDSCGDNDSGHEAGSIASVYIYETVGTLVGGLVLTYLLIPHLHSVKIAVLTALFNFAVCAWLLKPFRSPAASFADRGGWVVLSALILLSGNLVFMGGADRLHENSVNRQWRGQNVVHYQNSHYGNIVVVESMQEYTFFSDGLPVITTPNPDIVFIEEFVHFPMLSHPDPREILVLSGGAGGVVSEILKHGVHRVDYAEVDPLIPEVIGRFPTSLTNRELGDERVKVRYADGRFFLKRTEQSYDLIFSGFTDPSSLQSNRFFTREFFSIAESKLSQEGLFVLALPGSLTYMSPELAVLNGLVLATLEDVFNVVRVIPGDGINLYLASSSVTGDIVDAGTMMERATERGITFSLITPGYLEYRLHERWLEWFSDNLGHAGSIINRDFRPLGVFYSLVWWNEKFSPSFNRIFRQSEGISVWMMSIVFLVLTGLALAYSSRLKQPLRPALSVCIVSTGFAGMLFDLILIFAFQVMFGYIFYWLGLLVTAFMAGVAAGGIWMARRLKSMDSALPGIIRLEMLIILFALVLPWIFIFSAPLLVHPWFDLLLRIVFLVLSFLSGLLVGAEFPLANREYMKMSGDLGGTAGLLYSADLWGGWIGGILGGVVLLPVLGLVQTSLVIVMFKVSGLAMLMFAVRRSSKAGSATL
- the amrS gene encoding AmmeMemoRadiSam system radical SAM enzyme, giving the protein MTKSRREFIVKAVLGGAAAVSAGCMLLSGVRGRLRDGPALAAATLLPSDRGGADFRESEIINENPEGIEAMYYSVADRNRVRCELCYRNCVIAPGRRGFCRNRENSGGSLYNVVYGRPSAVHVDPVEKEPQHHLLPGAEMLSIGTAGCNFRCLHCHNWHLSQRSIEEIGRYHDLPPRDVVNTARELGVSIISSTYNEPTVFYEYVLDTARIARREGFKILWHSNGYMKPEPLVEILHHTDAVTIDLKGFSKRAYDNSSAELEPVLETLKIIREEGVWLEIVNLVIPGVNDSMAEIGEMCTWIKDTLSPEVPLHLSRFFPNYKLTNLSPTPVATLERAFDTARRAGLDYVTLGNVPGHEYNSTFCPRCDGMLIKRVHFKVTENNISDGRCASCSHPIPGVWS
- the amrS gene encoding AmmeMemoRadiSam system radical SAM enzyme; translated protein: MVNAGTAVMRYAVSGKYRNRCPGTRRPGTLICWFMTDRSRRRFIAKAARGCAAAMAAGCIVPGGANPFLQGTVDSLLETTGYSHLPEAAVSPGVKGPASGRVSRDSYNSGISAGREAMFYTRLNGNRVRCELCARRCEIGQGRRGFCRVRENRRGTLFSLVYGRPAGLQVDPVEMEPMYHMVPGHSNLCVFTASCNFRCRHCHNWHVSQRGPEEVASSEITPAGVVGEAVRRGCRSVSHSINEPTIFYEYMYDIAGLAKERGLMTLFHTNGYISPQPLRRLLPFMDGVTVDLKGFSPDFYHEVSSAEPGPVLESLRIIRQERVHLEIVNLVIPTLNDDRGHIEAMCSWIAENLGDDVPLHFNRFSPSYRLTGLPHTPVETLEDAAGIANGRGLKYVYIGNVAKHRNSSTWCPQCGTRLIHRTHVAVLDIDMVNGRCGGCGFRIAGIWDEQ
- the amrS gene encoding AmmeMemoRadiSam system radical SAM enzyme, giving the protein MNCQRRRSFVKKAFIGCAGFISLGCLPFVRGVATATGNPGPGRGAPGSSSGSSLRAPGEGGLQGDFAGGDMGRGESAGGHSGRGDVQQAQGTGGTEAMFYRKLDNNLVQCQLCPHRCKIEPGNSGFCRVRQNRRGTLYSMVYGRPCTVDTGPIEKAPLYHFVPGHRRLCLATVGCNLRCRYCHNWHISQRAPGEVRELRMSASQIVDEAARHGVRSISFTYTEPTIFYEYVHDISRLAKERGLKTSIVSNGYINPEPMRRLLPYLDAVKIDLKAFSDSFYREISSARLDPVLQTLKLLREEDAFFEIVCLVVPTLNDDPGEIRMMCEWIAGNLGRDVPVHFTRFAPSYRLTNLPPTPVRTLEAAIGTALGSGLQYVYIGNVPGHMNNSTYCGRCDERLIHRTHFTVLENNIENGKCRYCGYAIRGIWEV
- a CDS encoding dicarboxylate/amino acid:cation symporter, yielding MAPKKRFTLTIWIFAGFFLGILTGALAGEPVLPYTDVLADIFLRLLRMAILPLVITSVISSIIQVGSAGGLGRMGLRTMGYYLSTSLLAIFTGQILVNLFKPGEGAGIVLEESPETIAAAERGLGRLFLEIIPENPFAAAASGDVLPVIFFSILFGLFVTQLKADQRSLLGGFFEAAFEAMMKMTSFIIWSAPFGVFGIITGIVATSGFSAFRSLGFYFLIVLGGLAIHMFFTLPLLLWTLGRVSPVKHYRGMIPALLTAFSTCSTIVTLPLTLKAVTENSGASRRAAGFVLPIGATVNMDGTALYECVAVIFIAQVYGFDLSLGGQVTVAVTAVLASIGAASIPMSGMVMMSIILGAVGLPLEGVAIILAVDRILDMFRTTANVFSDSCGAVIISRFDKRDSSTPPVQSG